Proteins found in one Acipenser ruthenus chromosome 18, fAciRut3.2 maternal haplotype, whole genome shotgun sequence genomic segment:
- the LOC117419758 gene encoding serine/arginine-rich splicing factor 5-like — MSGCRVFVGRLNPSAREKDVERFFKGYGRIRDIDLKRGYGFVEFEDPRDAEDAVYELDGKELCNERVTIEHARARLRGGRGRGGPGRFPDRYSRRSRDGRRNPPPVRTENRLIVENLSSRVSWQDLKDFMRQAGEVTFADAHRPKLNEGVVEFASSSDVRNALDKLSGKEINGRKIKLTEAIRRRSRSRSRSRSSSRSRSRSRSRSHSRSRSRKSYSRSRSRSRSRSASRSPARDKEVKRSSRAHSGSPHSPERRRSRSITRSPSIESRH; from the exons ATGAGTGGCTGCCGTGTGTTTGTTGGCCGTTTGAACCCCTCTGCCCGCGAGAAGGACGTGGAGAGATTCTTCAAGGGCTACGGGAGGATCCGCGACATCGACCTGAAAAGAGGTTACGGCTTTGTG GagtttgaagaccccagagatgctGAAGATGCTGTTTATGAACTGGATGGAAAGGAGCTATGCAATGAGAG AGTTACGATTGAACATGCACGAGCCCGGCTTCGAGGAGGCCGAGGAAGAGGGGGGCCTGGCCGCTTCCCTGACCGCTACAGCAGGAGATCACGTGACGGCAGGAG GAATCCCCCTCCAGTTCGCACTGAAAACAGGCTCATTGTGGAGAACTTGTCTTCCAGAGTCAGCTGGCAG GATCTGAAAGATTTCATGAGACAAGCTGGAGAGGTTACTTTTGCTGATGCTCACAGACCAAAACTAAATGAAGG GGTGGTTGAGTTTGCTTCTTCCAGTGATGTCAGAAACGCCCTTGATAAGCTGTCTGGTAAGGAGATCAATGGAAGGAAAATCAAACTGACAGAGGCGATTAGAAGGAG GTCGAGGAGTCGATCTCGTTCCCGCAGCTCCTCGCGCTCCCGTTCCCGCTCCCGTTCCAGGAGCCACTCCAGGAGCCGCAGCCGCAAGTCCTACAGCCGTTCCCGGTCCCGCAGTCGCTCCCGCTCTGCCAGCCGCTCCCCCGCTCGGGACAAGGAGGTGAAACGCAGCTCCCGAGCCCACTCCGGCTCCCCACACTCCCCTGAGCGTCGCCGCTCCAGGTCTATAACGCGCTCTCCGTCAATAGAGAGCAGGCACTGA